Proteins encoded together in one Papaver somniferum cultivar HN1 unplaced genomic scaffold, ASM357369v1 unplaced-scaffold_21, whole genome shotgun sequence window:
- the LOC113339640 gene encoding F-box protein At3g07870-like has translation MVLHCCPTTFSKTKREKKRQIRQEMHISMQWILPSELTLEILSRLPTDSVVQCRKVCRAWRDILRHPSFTNIHLQRLAQHNGNSLSGLSSHNATVGLLLSIIFTQENSNNTYCGEYQNQPSFVSKSIVGSCNGLICFSETSHFGVHEPSYISNPITGDYANFPRLNVKSESDSEFEAMVCGFGYHPSTNKYKIVNICYIQNQPLGRVKVYTLGSGSGWRDIAETSYSLRPTRDSFRGISSYRSPFGTLANGALHWIDKEYNIVSFDLAKENLYLLRTPPRDGRVISVWDSFKLVVLGGCLCFVHAKQGDLLDIWLLVKKGENSGFNVNEQDDYESLFWIKEFSIPIGRDAVPCALTNSGEVLLHYNSSLFCYDPETAALERLTDKEILMYFLTNPEQREIFVGIRMEDNGEIDA, from the coding sequence ATGGTTTTACATTGCTGCCCTACAACTTTCAGTAAGACCAAGAGGGAGAAAAAACGTCAAATTCGCCAAGAGATGCATATAAGCATGCAGTGGATTCTCCCGTCAGAACTTACTTTAGAAATACTTTCTCGCTTACCCACTGATTCAGTCGTGCAATGTAGAAAGGTGTGTAGAGCATGGAGAGACATACTTCGTCATCCTTCCTTTACTAATATCCACTTGCAACGATTAGCACAGCATAATGGTAACAGTTTGTCAGGTCTTTCTTCTCATAATGCTACGGTTGGGTTACTTTTGAGCATTATATTTACACAGGAAAATAGTAACAATACTTACTGTGGAGAGTATCAGAACCAGCCTTCCTTTGTTAGTAAGTCAATAGTTGGTTCATGTAACGGGTTGATTTGCTTTTCTGAGACTAGTCATTTTGGTGTCCATGAACCTAGCTATATTTCTAACCCTATCACTGGAGATTACGCAAATTTTCCAAGGCTAAATGTTAAAAGCGAGAGTGACAGTGAATTCGAGGCTATGGTGTGTGGTTTTGGTTACCATCCTTCTACTAACAAGTATAAAATCGTGAACATTTGCTATATCCAAAACCAACCTTTAGGGCGAGTCAAGGTATACACCCTAGGCAGTGGCAGTGGTTGGAGAGACATAGCAGAAACCTCTTACTCATTGCGACCTACAAGAGACTCTTTTCGGGGTATTTCTAGTTATCGATCCCCATTTGGTACATTGGCAAATGGAGCACTTCATTGGATTGACAAGGAATACAATATTGTGTCCTTTGATTTGGCTAAGGAGAACCTATACTTGCTCCGAACACCACCTAGGGACGGCCGGGTTATAAGTGTGTGGGACAGTTTTAAACTTGTGGTACTGGGTGGATGCTTGTGTTTTGTTCATGCAAAGCAAGGTGACTTATTAGACATATGGCTATTAGTTAAGAAAGGGGAAAACAGTGGATTTAACGTGAATGAGCAGGATGATTACGAGTCGTTGTTCTGGATTAAGGAGTTCAGCATACCAATTGGACGTGATGCAGTCCCGTGTGCCCTTACAAATAGTGGTGAAGTTCTACTTCACTACAATTCTAGTCTCTTTTGTTATGATCCAGAAACTGCAGCCTTGGAAAGGCTTACAGATAAGGAAATTCTCATGTATTTCCTCACAAATCCAGAGCAAAGAGAGATCTTCGTAGGAATACGGATGGAGGATAACGGAGAGATTGATGCATAA
- the LOC113339268 gene encoding F-box protein At3g07870-like: protein MTIYHMSEDQRENAKIRKEMHISMERILPSELTFEIFSHLPADSIIQCREVCTAWRDLIGHPSDIYMHLQRLSHPNGNSFQVFLLMLLLLMLLVYFFNFIFPPEKGNQYYYGEYRNQHNYKLRKINQPVVVSKSVVGSCNGLICFSENEHIIVQEPSYICNPITSEYVNIPRLNVKRNRECDAMVCGFGYHTSTKKYKIIKICHIQNQPLGKVTVYTLGSGSGWRYIGKTAYSLRPTRGSFHAIFSYRSPFGALANGALHWLTNENKILSFDLANENLNLLPFPLIDRTIGRWDYFQLEVLGGCLCFVHKKPGEPLLDIWFLRKQGESGTLESFDLNEQDDYDSLIWIKKFSIPTGCQAAPCALTNSGEVLLLCRSSLFCYNPETANLERLIDEGISHVFPHMNRFVSLKALGENCKLRKRYGVNPAPKEIFLKLQREEDTQDTSCSYSLDA from the coding sequence ATGACAATCTATCACATGTCTGAAGACCAAAGAGAaaatgctaaaattcgcaaagagatgcATATCAGTATGGAAAGGATTCTCCCCTCCGAACTTACTTTTGAGATATTTTCCCATTTACCTGCTGATTCAATCATACAATGCAGAGAAGTATGCACAGCATGGAGAGACCTGATTGGCCATCCTTCCGATATTTATATGCACTTGCAACGATTATCACACCCTAATGGTAACAGTTTCCAAGTCTTTCTTCTCATGCTCctattgttgatgttgttggtttacttttttaactttatttttccaCCGGAAAAAGGCAATCAATATTACTATGGAGAGTATCGGAACCAGCACAATTATAAACTTAGAAAGATCAACCAGCCTGTTGTTGTTAGTAAGTCAGTCGTTGGTTCATGTAACGGGTTGATTTGCTTTTCGGAAAACGAGCATATCATTGTTCAAGAACCTAGCTATATTTGTAACCCTATCACCAGTGAGTACGTAAATATTCCAAGGCTGAATGTCAAAAGAAACAGAGAATGTGATGCTATGGTGTGTGGTTTTGGTTACCATACTTCTACTAAGAAgtacaaaatcataaaaatttgCCATATCCAGAACCAACCTTTAGGGAAGGTAACGGTATATACGCTAGGCAGTGGCAGTGGTTGGAGATACATAGGAAAAACTGCTTACTCATTGAGACCTACTAGAGGCTCTTTTCATGCTATATTCAGTTACCGATCCCCATTTGGTGCTTTGGCAAATGGAGCACTTCATTGGCTTACCAATGAAAACAAGATTTTGTCCTTTGATTTGGCTAACGAGAACCTAAACCTTCTCCCATTCCCACTTATTGACCGCACTATAGGTAGGTGGGACTATTTTCAACTTGAGGTATTGGGAGGATGCTTGTGTTTTGTTCATAAAAAACCAGGTGAACCCTTATTAGACATATGGTTTTTAAGGAAGCAAGGTGAAAGCGGTACTTTGGAGTCTTTCGACCTTAATGAGCAGGACGATTATGACTCATTAATTTGGATTAAGAAGTTCAGCATACCAACTGGATGTCAAGCAGCACCTTGTGCCCTTACAAATAGTGGTGAAGTTCTATTGCTCTGCCGTTCTAGTCTCTTCTGTTATAATCCTGAGACTGCAAATTTGGAAAGGCTTATAGATGAAGGAATTAGTCATGTGTTTCCTCACATGAACAGATTTGTTTCGCTGAAAGCTCTTGGAGAAAACTGTAAACTCAGAAAAAGATATGGCGTAAATCCAGCGCCAAAGGAGATCTTTTTAAAGCTACAGAGGGAGGAGGATACTCAAGACACATCATGTTCATATTCGTTGGATGCATAG
- the LOC113339421 gene encoding F-box protein At3g07870-like: protein MSWDQRKNVKIRQEVYINMERFLPSELSLEILSRLPIDEVIQCREVCTGWRDLIGPPSDPHLHLQRVSQSDGNSFSSLSSHTAANDPVGLLFSLKFPLQNGNQIYYGEYQNQHSYKLKRVNQPPTISKLVVGSCNGLICFSETNHFGVHEPSCICNPVTSEYVNLPRLNVKCDDKVEAMVCGFGYHPSTNKYKIVEICYIQNQPLGHVKVYILGSGSGWRDIGETAYSLRPSRGISSSRSPFGTLANGALHWLNDEDKIVSFDLDTENLYLLPSPFSDPAVSRQNRSKLKVLGGCLCFVYAIERLDIWFLRKKGVSVSFGVNEQDDFDKLNWIKEFSIPFRRGVELCALNNDGEILLVGYAVGYAVLISYNPQTGSMVKLTGNEFRNVFRNVTPHVNTFVSLKALGEKCRFRKRYDVNPAPNEIRIEPQPKGLKGG from the coding sequence ATGTCTTGGGACCAAAGAAAAAATGTCAAAATTCGCCAAGAGGTGTATATAAACATGGAGAGGTTTCTCCCATCAGAACTTAGTTTGGAGATACTTTCTCGCTTACCCATTGATGAAGTCATACAATGCAGAGAAGTTTGCACTGGGTGGAGAGACCTAATTGGTCCTCCTTCCGATCCTCATCTGCATTTGCAACGAGTATCACAGTCTGATGGTAATAGTTTCTCAAGTCTTTCTTCTCATACTGCTGCTAATGATCCCGTTGGCTTACTTTTTAGTTTAAAGTTTCCGCTGCAAAACGGAAACCAAATTTACTACGGAGAGTATCAGAACCAGCATAGTTATAAACTTAAAAGGGTCAACCAGCCTCCCACTATTAGTAAATTAGTTGTTGGGTCATGTAACGGCTTGATTTGCTTTTCTGAAACCAATCATTTTGGTGTCCATGAACCCAGCTGTATTTGCAACCCTGTCACCAGTGAGTACGTCAATCTTCCAAGGCTGAATGTTAAATGCGACGACAAGGTTGAGGCTATGGTGTGTGGTTTTGGTTATCATCCTTCTactaataagtacaaaattgtaGAAATATGCTATATCCAGAACCAACCTTTAGGGCATGTCAAGGTATATATTCTAGGGAGTGGCAGTGGTTGGAGAGACATAGGAGAAACCGCTTACTCATTGAGACCTTCCCGGGGTATATCTAGTAGTCGATCCCCATTTGGTACGTTGGCGAACGGAGCACTTCATTGGCTTAACGATGAAGACAAGATTGTGTCCTTTGATTTGGATACCGAGAACCTATACTTGCTCCCATCACCATTTTCTGACCCTGCTGTAAGTAGGCAGAACCGTTCCAAACTTAAGGTATTGGGAGGATGCTTGTGTTTTGTTTATGCAATCGAAAGATTAGACATATGGTTCTTAAGGAAGAAAGGGGTAAGCGTTAGTTTTGGCGTGAACGAGCAGGACGATTTTGACAAGTTGAACTGGATTAAGGAGTTCAGCATACCATTTAGACGTGGAGTAGAGCTCTGCGCCCTTAATAATGATGGTGAAATTCTACTGGTCGGCTACGCTGTTGGCTATGCTGTTCTCATCTCTTATAATCCACAAACTGGATCCATGGTAAAGCTTACAGGTAACGAATTTCGTAATGTATTTCGTAATGTAACTCCTCACGTGAACACTTTTGTATCGCTGAAAGCTCTTGGAGAAAAATGTAGATTCAGAAAAAGATATGATGTTAATCCAGCACCTAATGAAATCCGCATAGAACCACAGCCAAAGGGATTGAAGGGCGGATAG
- the LOC113339320 gene encoding pollen-specific leucine-rich repeat extensin-like protein 4, translating into MAICISISIEMGSAWWPNICSPGDTYTERGYKDNSKGCESTFADDWCSSICSSIERSVAKKNCQEPFPNKLNVQCCCKEPTPAPGSPPSPSLPPASPSPPLPPGPWPEVDNRKICSSGQEYVQFPHANITDCVLKPQCEIKCKEKRFSNRGSQCIGGVRNTTMESRLYYVLEQCCCGNLHPPPPPPSPSPPPPPPPPPSPLPPPPYSPPCPSCPPPENTCDIKNMYVAFHLLSNDCNLCVDRCKKKCLKLDSELESECCMIGSSSIHCRCCCGNNTPILSSPLAVGRLLSFITE; encoded by the exons ATGGCAATTTGCATATCCATCTCTATAG AGATGGGGTCAGCGTGGTGGCCCAATATATGTTCTCCCGGTGATACATATACAGAGAGGGGCTATAAAGATAATTCCAAAGGGTGCGAAAGCACCTTCGCCGATGATTGGTGCAGCAGTATATGTTCCAGTATCGAGAGATCAGTGGCCAAAAAGAATTGTCAAGAACCATTCCCTAACAAGCTGAATGTTCAATGCTGCTGTAAGGAACCAACACCTGCACCCGGCTCTCCACCATCGCCATCTCTTCCTCCAGCTTCACCATCTCCTCCACTACCTCCCGGGCCTTGGCCGGAAGTGGATAATAGGAAAATATGTTCAAGTGGACAAGAATATGTCCAGTTTCCACATGCGAATATCACAGATTGCGTTCTTAAACCTCAATGTGAGATCAAATGTAAAGAAAAACGTTTTTCCAATAGAGGGTCACAGTGCATAGGAGGCGTTAGAAACACTACGATGGAGAGCCGCTTGTATTATGTGTTAGAGCAGTGTTGTTGTGGTAACTTACACCCACCTCCACCACCGCCATCACCTTCACCTCCTCCaccgccacctccacctccatcACCACTCCCTCCACCACCATATTCACCTCCATGTCCATCATGTCCACCTCCAGAGAATACATGTGATATCAAGAACATGTACGTAGCATTCCATCTTCTATCGAATGATTGCAATCTTTGTGTAGATCGTTGTAAGAAAAAATGTTTGAAACTAGATAGTGAACTGGAATCAGAATGTTGCATGATTGGATCATCTTCGATCCATTGCAGGTGTTGTTGTGGAAACAACACACCGATACTATCTTCACCTCTAGCTGTGGGAAGGTTACTATCATTCATCACAGAGTAA